Proteins from one Streptomyces sp. NBC_00390 genomic window:
- a CDS encoding SpoIIE family protein phosphatase: MRDATPLDNDSGTVPHPADSATAVIDAQGVVTGWSAGAERLLGYPRQAAIGRSVIRLLGVDADMVRGLRVALSGRSTTTLLRHRDGQHVEVQLRAYPWLDGEGHAQQLVVATTPERPQPDSATAEEAFAQCHLPVMVYDSELRAVRASVGAERELALSEEHMRGRRVTDILPPHICHAVEDGMRRVFMTGEAEQFHVRGRARPEARERVWSITVSPLRSSAGQVRFLELSALDVTEQHLARERLVLLNEVSAQVGSTLDVMRTAQEMADMAVGRLADFVTIDLLDSLFRGVEPTPSATGMVALRRAAQQSVLPGVPEALARPGDVDDYPDSTPPVRCLATGRPSVHRTVDENHDDWQQADPQRAEVVQAFGIHSVMVIPLRARGITLGVAVLARHRREETFTQDDVLLAEEIGARAAVAVDNARRYTLERETALALQRSLLPRRLTAQEAVEVAHRYLPARTRAGLGGDWFDVIPLSGARVALVVGDVVGHGLRASATMGRLRTAVRTLADVDVPADELLTQLDDLVTQVAAEEETAAGHDPGLDLPTGLVATCLYVVYDPVSRRCAAATAGHPPPAVVTSAGKVDFADVPPGPPLGVGGLPFETVEWELPPGSLLALYTDGLVQGEEHDLGSGLALLRRCLDQPSVSLEATCDDLIRTLLPAQPQDDVALLVARTRALDSSRIATWDLPSDPAAVAGARAEVLARLAAWHLDDVAFTAELVVSELVTNAIRYGQPPIQLRLIRAAALICEVSDSSSTAPHLRRARTFDEGGRGLLLVAQFAQRWGTRHRAEGKTIWAEIELPDRRA, from the coding sequence ATGCGCGATGCCACCCCGCTCGACAACGACTCCGGCACTGTCCCGCATCCGGCTGACTCCGCCACGGCTGTCATCGACGCCCAGGGGGTCGTGACGGGCTGGAGTGCGGGGGCCGAGCGCCTGCTCGGCTACCCGCGTCAGGCGGCCATCGGGCGCTCCGTGATCCGTCTGCTCGGTGTGGACGCCGACATGGTGAGGGGACTTCGCGTGGCTCTCAGTGGGCGGAGTACGACGACCCTGCTCCGGCACCGGGACGGTCAGCATGTGGAGGTGCAGCTGCGGGCGTATCCCTGGCTCGACGGCGAGGGCCACGCTCAGCAGCTCGTCGTGGCGACGACGCCGGAGCGGCCGCAACCCGACTCGGCGACGGCGGAGGAGGCGTTCGCGCAGTGCCATCTGCCCGTGATGGTGTACGACTCCGAGCTGCGAGCCGTACGGGCGAGCGTCGGCGCCGAACGGGAGCTCGCCCTGAGCGAGGAGCATATGCGCGGTCGGCGCGTCACCGACATCCTGCCGCCCCACATCTGCCATGCGGTCGAGGACGGCATGCGCCGGGTGTTCATGACAGGGGAGGCCGAGCAGTTCCATGTGCGTGGCAGAGCCCGGCCCGAAGCACGCGAACGGGTCTGGTCCATCACCGTTTCCCCGCTCAGGAGTTCGGCAGGGCAGGTGCGGTTCCTGGAGCTGTCCGCCCTCGACGTCACCGAGCAGCACTTGGCCCGGGAGCGGCTTGTGCTCCTGAACGAGGTGAGCGCGCAGGTGGGCAGCACCCTGGATGTGATGCGTACGGCTCAGGAAATGGCCGACATGGCAGTGGGCCGGCTTGCCGACTTCGTCACCATCGACCTGCTGGACTCCCTGTTCCGCGGAGTCGAGCCGACGCCTTCCGCGACGGGTATGGTGGCGCTGCGCCGCGCGGCGCAGCAGTCCGTCCTGCCCGGCGTGCCCGAGGCATTGGCCCGGCCGGGAGACGTGGACGACTACCCCGACTCCACACCCCCCGTCCGCTGCCTGGCCACCGGCAGACCCTCGGTGCACCGCACCGTGGACGAGAACCACGATGACTGGCAGCAGGCCGATCCCCAACGGGCGGAAGTGGTCCAGGCGTTCGGCATCCACTCGGTCATGGTCATCCCGTTGCGCGCCCGCGGCATCACCCTCGGCGTCGCGGTCCTCGCCCGGCACCGGCGCGAGGAGACCTTCACCCAGGACGACGTGCTCCTGGCGGAGGAGATCGGTGCGCGAGCCGCCGTGGCCGTGGACAACGCCCGCCGTTACACCCTCGAACGCGAGACCGCGCTGGCCCTACAGCGCAGCCTCCTCCCCCGCCGACTCACCGCCCAGGAAGCGGTCGAGGTGGCTCATCGCTATCTTCCGGCCCGTACGCGGGCGGGACTGGGCGGCGACTGGTTCGATGTGATCCCCCTGTCGGGCGCCAGGGTCGCGCTGGTCGTGGGCGACGTGGTGGGCCATGGGCTGCGGGCATCGGCCACCATGGGACGCCTGCGGACCGCGGTGCGCACCCTGGCTGATGTCGACGTTCCGGCCGACGAACTCCTCACCCAGCTCGACGACCTGGTCACCCAGGTGGCGGCCGAGGAGGAGACCGCTGCCGGCCACGATCCCGGCCTCGACCTCCCCACCGGTCTCGTCGCCACGTGCCTGTACGTGGTCTACGATCCGGTCTCGCGCCGTTGTGCGGCCGCCACCGCGGGCCACCCTCCGCCCGCCGTCGTCACGTCGGCCGGCAAGGTGGACTTCGCCGACGTTCCTCCCGGCCCTCCGCTGGGCGTGGGTGGTCTGCCCTTCGAGACCGTCGAGTGGGAACTGCCTCCGGGCAGCCTCCTCGCGCTGTACACGGACGGCCTCGTCCAGGGTGAGGAGCATGATCTGGGCAGCGGCCTCGCGCTGCTGCGCCGGTGCCTCGATCAGCCCTCCGTATCGCTGGAGGCCACCTGCGACGACCTGATCCGGACTCTGCTGCCCGCACAGCCCCAGGACGACGTCGCCCTGCTCGTCGCCCGCACCCGGGCCCTCGACTCGAGCCGCATCGCCACTTGGGACCTGCCGTCCGACCCCGCTGCGGTGGCCGGTGCCCGTGCGGAGGTGCTGGCCCGGCTGGCCGCGTGGCACCTGGACGATGTGGCGTTCACCGCCGAACTGGTGGTGAGCGAACTCGTCACGAACGCGATCCGCTACGGGCAACCGCCCATCCAGCTGCGTCTGATCCGCGCGGCCGCGCTCATCTGCGAAGTGTCCGACAGCAGCAGCACCGCCCCGCACCTGCGACGGGCCCGGACCTTCGACGAGGGCGGCCGCGGTCTGCTGCTCGTCGCCCAGTTCGCCCAGCGCTGGGGTACGCGTCATCGTGCCGAGGGGAAGACCATCTGGGCGGAGATCGAACTTCCCGACCGACGGGCATGA
- a CDS encoding O-methyltransferase, whose product MDDKVRRIPPTLATLRAATHDAGFTMSCEERTGSLLAVLAASRPGGRILELGTGVGEGTAWLVSGMDATSSLVTVELDATVQTIAREQLGSDPRVTFVTGDGGDWLEGYDGEPFDLVFADTWPGKFTHLERALELVAPGGTYLIDDLLPQPSWPDGHEASVKLLLAELEERQDFRCVRLAWASGLLMAVRSGNVGCGHDLA is encoded by the coding sequence ATGGACGACAAGGTGCGCCGGATTCCACCCACCCTGGCCACGCTGCGCGCTGCGACGCACGACGCGGGCTTCACAATGTCGTGCGAGGAGCGAACCGGCAGCTTGCTGGCCGTGCTCGCGGCTTCTCGGCCTGGTGGAAGAATTCTTGAACTTGGCACAGGAGTAGGTGAAGGTACCGCCTGGCTTGTTAGCGGGATGGATGCGACATCCAGTCTCGTCACGGTCGAACTTGACGCGACCGTCCAGACGATCGCCCGTGAGCAACTTGGTTCTGACCCCAGGGTGACCTTCGTGACCGGAGACGGTGGCGATTGGCTCGAGGGATACGACGGAGAGCCGTTCGACTTGGTATTCGCTGACACGTGGCCTGGTAAGTTCACCCATCTCGAGCGGGCCTTGGAACTCGTCGCTCCTGGCGGGACCTACCTCATTGATGATCTATTGCCGCAGCCCAGCTGGCCCGACGGTCACGAAGCTTCGGTAAAGCTCCTGCTCGCCGAACTGGAGGAACGTCAAGACTTCCGGTGCGTCCGGCTGGCCTGGGCAAGTGGTCTCCTCATGGCGGTCCGTTCAGGCAACGTTGGCTGTGGCCACGACCTTGCGTAG
- a CDS encoding TetR/AcrR family transcriptional regulator, with the protein MSIDRQGKANSRTPSRAPNRLDRRKALTRAALTAAGQRFLAEQGRTDVSIQEITEAADVGFGSFYNHFTSKDELFDAAVALTLEEHGALLESVVGDLKDPAEIFAASVRLTGRLQRTHTQIARILVRTGMPYLTSDSGLAPQAMRDLQAAADNGRLDIDDPHTAVAMVGGALLGVLHLLETRPDLDAEHVSDQLATRLLRMFGMTRAEAQEVASRPLPSLPAT; encoded by the coding sequence ATGAGTATCGACCGACAGGGCAAGGCCAACAGCCGGACGCCCAGCCGCGCGCCCAACCGCCTGGACCGGCGCAAGGCGCTCACCCGTGCGGCGCTGACCGCCGCCGGGCAGCGGTTCCTCGCCGAGCAGGGGCGGACCGACGTGAGCATCCAGGAGATCACCGAGGCGGCAGACGTCGGCTTCGGCTCCTTCTACAACCACTTCACCAGCAAGGACGAGCTGTTCGACGCCGCTGTCGCCCTCACCCTGGAGGAACACGGCGCACTCCTGGAATCCGTCGTGGGAGACCTGAAGGACCCCGCGGAGATCTTCGCCGCCAGCGTCCGCCTCACCGGCCGACTGCAGCGCACCCACACGCAGATCGCCAGGATCCTCGTCCGCACCGGCATGCCCTACCTGACCTCCGACAGCGGCCTGGCCCCGCAGGCGATGCGGGACCTGCAGGCCGCCGCCGACAACGGACGGCTGGACATCGACGACCCGCACACCGCTGTGGCCATGGTCGGCGGCGCCCTGCTCGGAGTGCTCCACCTGCTGGAGACTCGCCCGGACCTCGATGCCGAGCATGTTTCCGATCAACTGGCCACACGTCTGCTGCGCATGTTCGGCATGACACGCGCCGAAGCACAGGAGGTCGCCAGCCGGCCCCTGCCATCGCTGCCCGCGACCTGA
- a CDS encoding FAD-dependent monooxygenase, which translates to MNDIDIDIDVPVLIVGGGGAGLTASMLLSRMGIESLLVTAWPSTSVLPKAHVLNQRAMEVMRDAGVADTIYAASTPAEQMSHTAWYVGLAGDHGDYGRRVARMEAWGAGGNSPEWLAASPERQANLPQIRLEPVLRARAEELAPGRVRFHHELTELAQDDEGVTATVADRETGETYRVRARYLLGCDGGRTVGPALGIVQEGVRDLARVVSFHISADLSRWARDPEVLIRWLWLPGLGIPGVLVPMGPDLWGPESEEWVFHLNYGSEDGRALDDESVLADLRTGLSLSEEDVTVHMISRWTLEGVVADRYRTGRVLIAGDAAHRHPPTGGLGLTSAMHDVQNLTWKLAAVLNGHAGDALLDTYETERRPADATNVQRSLENAMNHIAINALFGGGPEAGEEENWRQARRLWSEDPADADFRRTFLAAVAAQSMEFNELGVEFGYTYDSAAVVPDGTPAPENPDPVRIYQPAARPGHPLPHAWLEDLDGRRVALARLVRPGRLLLIAGEHGQAWCEAAEKIAAESGLPLDAIRIGHVEGDYRDLRSTWTAARGHTPQGAVLVRPDRFIGWRAHGAATDPVAELTTALDSLLAR; encoded by the coding sequence ATGAACGACATCGACATCGACATCGACGTCCCCGTCCTCATCGTCGGCGGAGGCGGTGCGGGGCTCACCGCCTCCATGCTGCTCAGCCGCATGGGCATCGAGTCCCTGCTGGTCACCGCCTGGCCGAGCACCTCCGTCCTGCCCAAGGCCCATGTCCTCAACCAGCGCGCCATGGAGGTCATGCGCGACGCCGGCGTGGCCGACACCATCTACGCCGCCTCCACTCCGGCCGAGCAGATGTCCCACACCGCCTGGTACGTCGGCCTGGCGGGCGACCACGGAGACTACGGCCGCAGGGTCGCCAGGATGGAGGCCTGGGGAGCCGGCGGGAACTCTCCGGAGTGGCTCGCGGCCAGCCCGGAGCGGCAGGCCAACCTGCCCCAGATCCGCCTGGAGCCGGTCCTGCGCGCCCGCGCCGAGGAACTCGCGCCCGGCAGGGTCCGCTTCCACCACGAGCTGACCGAACTCGCCCAGGACGACGAGGGCGTCACCGCCACCGTCGCCGACCGCGAAACCGGCGAGACCTACCGGGTTCGGGCCCGCTACCTGCTGGGCTGCGACGGCGGCCGCACCGTCGGACCCGCCCTGGGCATCGTCCAGGAGGGCGTGCGCGACCTCGCCCGCGTGGTCTCCTTCCACATCTCCGCCGACCTGTCCCGCTGGGCGCGCGACCCGGAGGTGCTGATCCGCTGGCTGTGGCTGCCCGGCCTCGGCATCCCCGGTGTTCTCGTGCCCATGGGCCCCGACCTCTGGGGGCCCGAGTCCGAGGAGTGGGTCTTCCACCTCAACTACGGGTCCGAGGACGGCCGCGCGCTGGACGACGAGTCGGTACTGGCCGACCTGCGCACGGGGCTGAGCCTGAGCGAGGAGGACGTAACGGTTCACATGATCTCCCGCTGGACCCTGGAAGGCGTGGTCGCCGACCGCTACCGCACCGGCCGCGTCCTGATCGCCGGCGACGCCGCCCACCGCCACCCGCCCACCGGCGGCCTCGGCCTGACCTCCGCCATGCACGACGTGCAGAACCTCACTTGGAAGCTCGCCGCCGTCCTGAACGGCCATGCCGGCGACGCCCTGCTCGACACCTACGAGACCGAACGGCGCCCGGCGGACGCCACCAACGTCCAGCGCTCGCTGGAGAACGCCATGAACCACATCGCCATCAACGCCCTGTTCGGCGGCGGGCCCGAGGCCGGCGAGGAGGAGAACTGGCGGCAGGCCCGCCGCCTGTGGAGCGAGGACCCCGCCGACGCCGACTTCCGCCGCACCTTCCTGGCCGCCGTGGCCGCCCAGTCCATGGAGTTCAACGAACTGGGCGTCGAGTTCGGCTACACGTACGACTCCGCGGCCGTCGTCCCCGACGGCACTCCCGCACCCGAGAACCCCGACCCGGTCCGCATCTACCAGCCCGCCGCCCGCCCCGGACACCCGCTGCCCCACGCCTGGCTGGAGGACCTCGACGGCCGTCGCGTGGCCCTGGCACGCCTGGTGCGCCCCGGCCGTTTGCTGCTGATCGCTGGAGAGCACGGCCAGGCTTGGTGCGAAGCCGCCGAGAAGATCGCCGCCGAGAGCGGGCTGCCGCTGGACGCGATCCGGATCGGCCACGTCGAAGGCGACTACCGCGACCTGCGCTCCACCTGGACCGCCGCCCGCGGCCACACACCGCAAGGCGCCGTCCTCGTCCGCCCGGACCGTTTCATCGGCTGGCGCGCCCACGGCGCGGCCACCGACCCGGTCGCCGAACTGACCACGGCACTGGACTCCCTGCTCGCACGGTAG
- a CDS encoding fumarylacetoacetate hydrolase family protein — protein MSIQVVRTTDGWWVESGTERLHRVDTDADTTASLLADRSAVQQAAARAAADPDAGLSAVEAELLPPVTTPCRVVAQMVNYRSHAVDSGFDPDTVPPAFFRKASGSVSGPYQDIVRPQHVRFLDYEVELGLVMGADLLVGTEVTDAALSKYVAALVVANDVSARDLQLPKTQFYESKSYPTFTPLGPRLLLVDADDLARLPDLRLMLKVNGATRQDRTTTDMIVRPARALSLLARFQTLQPGDVLLTGTPGGTALKSPGRLLTTLAALLPPHKRWQKFFARQQANPDYLKDGDVVTARIATDDGALDLGEQRTVVRAR, from the coding sequence ATGAGTATCCAGGTCGTCCGCACCACAGACGGCTGGTGGGTGGAGAGTGGCACAGAACGGCTGCACCGCGTCGACACCGACGCGGACACCACCGCCAGCCTGCTCGCCGACCGTTCCGCCGTGCAGCAGGCGGCTGCCCGCGCCGCGGCTGACCCCGACGCCGGGCTTTCCGCTGTAGAGGCCGAGCTGCTGCCGCCCGTCACTACCCCCTGCCGGGTCGTGGCCCAGATGGTCAACTACCGCTCCCACGCGGTGGACTCAGGATTCGACCCGGACACCGTCCCGCCCGCGTTCTTCCGCAAGGCGTCCGGATCCGTCAGCGGCCCGTACCAGGACATCGTGCGCCCGCAGCACGTGCGCTTCCTGGACTACGAGGTGGAGCTCGGGCTGGTGATGGGCGCGGACCTGCTGGTAGGCACCGAGGTCACCGACGCCGCTCTGTCCAAGTACGTCGCCGCGCTGGTCGTCGCCAACGACGTCAGCGCCCGCGACCTGCAACTGCCCAAGACGCAGTTCTACGAGTCCAAGTCGTACCCGACCTTCACTCCGCTTGGGCCCCGGCTGCTCCTGGTCGATGCCGACGATCTGGCCCGCCTGCCGGACCTGCGGCTCATGCTGAAGGTCAACGGGGCCACCCGGCAGGACCGCACCACTACGGACATGATCGTCCGGCCCGCGCGCGCCCTCAGCCTGCTGGCCCGCTTCCAGACGCTGCAGCCCGGTGACGTCCTGCTCACCGGAACGCCCGGGGGCACCGCCCTGAAATCCCCTGGCAGGCTCCTGACCACGCTTGCCGCCCTGCTGCCCCCGCACAAGCGCTGGCAGAAGTTCTTCGCCCGCCAGCAGGCGAACCCCGACTACCTCAAGGACGGCGACGTCGTCACGGCCCGCATCGCGACCGATGACGGAGCACTCGATCTCGGCGAGCAGCGCACGGTGGTGCGCGCCCGCTGA
- a CDS encoding acyl-CoA synthetase, which yields MTRTHTDLLWPAPDTSADLSAIEAVPLHERGLPATTYDTVLRAARLWPDRPALTVLPDAARFLRPATATFAQLRDQVHRTANLLRTLGVTRRAAVGLLAPNTAELPAALMAAQAAGVVAPVNPGLASEHVEQLLRRGGARVLIAAGPQLDAQVWATARQVAAALRLDALLALAPTLADGPAPALDPIEGVRVGYLTELAASHPADRLVDIEPPAADDLAAYFHTGGTTGTPKLAAHTHTNEVVDAWMVAASIPLDEDSVMFAALPLFHVNALIVTLLGPLLRGRGVVWAGPLGYRDPELYPVFWKLVEHYRIAAMSGVPTVYSVLAHVPVDADISSMRFAAVGASPLPPAVRESFEEHTGIPLCEGYGLTEATCASALGLPGHTRPGSVGRRLPYQQVKTVRIDPDTGEWHDLPPGATGVLAVSGPVVFAGYVAEDTADGPRLETAGKIRDGWLDTGDLARIDADGFVHLAGRAKDLIIRGGHNIDPAAIEDALLAHPEVSAAAAVGRPDPHAGEVPVAYVTLASGAEADPAELLTWATERVPERAAAPQEVLVIDAIPLTAVGKPYKLGLRLDATRRAVHAELAAQGADCDPERILCRPHDGGVRVTVPALADEAVRRRVTAALDRYVLHWQYAPSKPPERETP from the coding sequence GTGACACGCACACACACCGACCTGTTGTGGCCCGCCCCCGACACCTCCGCCGACCTGTCCGCCATCGAGGCCGTCCCGCTGCATGAGCGTGGCCTGCCCGCCACCACGTACGACACCGTGCTGCGCGCCGCCCGCCTGTGGCCCGACCGCCCGGCCCTGACGGTGCTGCCCGACGCCGCGCGCTTCCTGCGCCCTGCCACAGCCACCTTCGCGCAGCTGCGCGACCAGGTGCACCGCACCGCCAACCTGCTGCGCACGCTCGGCGTCACCCGTCGCGCCGCTGTGGGCCTGCTCGCGCCGAACACCGCGGAGCTGCCCGCCGCCCTGATGGCCGCGCAGGCAGCGGGCGTCGTCGCCCCGGTGAACCCGGGCCTGGCGTCCGAGCACGTCGAGCAGTTGCTGCGGCGCGGCGGCGCGCGGGTGCTCATCGCCGCCGGTCCACAGTTGGATGCACAGGTGTGGGCCACGGCCCGGCAGGTCGCCGCGGCCTTGCGGCTGGACGCACTGCTGGCGCTGGCCCCCACCCTGGCCGACGGTCCCGCCCCCGCTCTGGACCCCATCGAGGGCGTACGCGTGGGCTACCTCACGGAGCTTGCCGCGTCCCATCCCGCCGACCGGCTGGTGGACATCGAGCCCCCGGCCGCCGACGACCTGGCCGCCTACTTCCACACCGGCGGCACCACCGGCACTCCCAAGCTCGCCGCGCACACGCACACCAACGAGGTCGTCGACGCCTGGATGGTGGCCGCGAGCATTCCTCTCGACGAGGACTCGGTGATGTTCGCGGCGCTGCCGTTGTTTCACGTCAACGCCCTGATCGTCACCCTGCTCGGCCCGCTGCTGCGGGGCCGGGGAGTGGTGTGGGCCGGGCCGCTGGGCTACCGCGATCCCGAGCTGTATCCGGTGTTCTGGAAGCTGGTGGAGCACTACCGCATCGCCGCCATGTCCGGCGTGCCCACCGTGTACTCCGTCCTCGCCCACGTCCCCGTCGACGCGGACATCTCCAGCATGCGGTTCGCCGCCGTCGGCGCCTCGCCGCTGCCGCCCGCCGTACGGGAGTCCTTCGAGGAGCACACCGGCATCCCGCTGTGCGAGGGCTACGGGCTGACCGAGGCGACCTGCGCCTCCGCCCTCGGCCTGCCCGGTCACACCCGCCCCGGCAGTGTCGGGCGGCGCCTGCCCTACCAGCAGGTCAAGACCGTGCGGATCGACCCGGACACCGGCGAGTGGCACGACCTGCCGCCCGGCGCCACGGGGGTGCTCGCCGTCAGTGGGCCGGTGGTCTTCGCCGGCTACGTCGCCGAGGACACCGCCGACGGGCCTCGCCTGGAGACCGCGGGGAAGATCCGCGACGGTTGGCTGGACACGGGCGACCTGGCCCGCATCGACGCCGACGGCTTCGTCCATCTCGCCGGCCGTGCCAAGGACCTGATCATTCGTGGAGGCCACAACATCGACCCCGCCGCGATCGAGGACGCCCTCCTCGCCCACCCCGAGGTCAGCGCCGCCGCGGCGGTCGGCCGTCCCGACCCGCACGCCGGTGAGGTGCCCGTCGCCTACGTCACCCTCGCCTCCGGTGCCGAAGCCGACCCCGCCGAACTGCTCACCTGGGCCACCGAACGAGTCCCGGAGCGCGCCGCCGCCCCGCAGGAGGTGCTCGTGATCGACGCCATCCCGCTCACCGCCGTCGGCAAGCCCTACAAGCTCGGCCTGCGCCTGGACGCCACCCGCCGCGCGGTACACGCCGAACTGGCCGCCCAGGGCGCGGACTGCGACCCGGAACGCATCCTGTGCCGGCCGCACGACGGCGGTGTCCGCGTCACGGTGCCCGCCCTTGCCGACGAGGCGGTACGACGCAGGGTCACCGCAGCCCTTGACCGCTACGTCCTGCACTGGCAGTACGCCCCCAGCAAGCCACCTGAGAGAGAAACCCCATGA
- a CDS encoding DoxX family protein has translation MSTAAIVLAVLLAGILLLLGSAKLAAVPAMRQAAAHVGMTTTHYRLLGALEVAAAAGLLIGLRITALGVAASVGLILLMAGAVVVHLRNGDPAARCLPAVIVGALAGAHLVVLAGG, from the coding sequence ATGAGCACCGCCGCCATCGTCCTCGCCGTCCTTCTCGCCGGGATCCTCCTCCTGCTCGGGTCGGCCAAGCTCGCGGCAGTACCTGCGATGCGCCAGGCCGCGGCCCACGTCGGCATGACCACCACCCACTACCGCCTGCTGGGCGCTCTGGAAGTGGCGGCAGCGGCCGGGCTGCTGATCGGCCTGCGGATCACCGCGCTCGGTGTCGCCGCCTCGGTCGGCCTGATCCTGCTGATGGCCGGAGCCGTCGTCGTCCACCTGCGCAACGGCGATCCGGCGGCCCGCTGCCTGCCGGCCGTCATCGTGGGTGCCTTGGCTGGAGCCCATCTCGTCGTGCTGGCCGGCGGCTAG
- a CDS encoding CBS domain-containing protein, translating into MLYRRTVGDVMTKDVVTFRPSTPFQEVAALLDANDIVAAPVVDDDGAPVGVVSASDVLRHETGMPDPQGQDGNDERSWGKARARTAGALMSSPVFTARADWTIPRAARELRRRHVKQLPVVGDDGLLTGIVTRSDLLDAFVRSDVEIRGEVEQDVLGRILGLDEGTLAVEVRDGVVTLRGHVPEPRLVPVVVGLCQGVDGVVAVDAHLAAARAG; encoded by the coding sequence ATGCTGTACCGCCGCACGGTCGGTGACGTGATGACCAAGGACGTCGTCACCTTCCGCCCCAGCACACCGTTCCAGGAGGTCGCCGCCCTGCTGGACGCGAACGACATCGTCGCGGCCCCGGTCGTCGACGATGACGGCGCTCCCGTCGGCGTCGTGTCCGCGTCCGACGTGCTGCGGCACGAGACCGGCATGCCCGACCCGCAGGGTCAGGACGGGAACGACGAGCGCTCCTGGGGCAAGGCCCGGGCCCGAACCGCGGGCGCGCTCATGAGCAGCCCCGTCTTCACCGCCCGCGCCGACTGGACGATCCCCCGGGCCGCGCGGGAACTCCGCAGGCGGCACGTCAAGCAGCTGCCGGTGGTTGGCGACGACGGACTTCTCACCGGCATCGTCACCCGCAGCGACCTGCTCGACGCCTTCGTCCGCTCCGACGTCGAGATCCGCGGCGAGGTCGAACAGGACGTCTTGGGGCGCATCCTCGGCCTGGACGAGGGCACCCTCGCGGTCGAGGTCCGGGACGGGGTCGTCACCCTTCGGGGACACGTCCCGGAACCGCGTCTCGTCCCGGTGGTCGTGGGCCTCTGCCAGGGGGTCGACGGTGTCGTCGCCGTGGACGCCCACCTCGCCGCCGCCCGGGCGGGCTAA
- a CDS encoding FAD-dependent monooxygenase encodes MNDPTSTPVPAADAHQGLHSEQGALRGEHPGRAAQPVIKVIDLAWLEFTKPDLDRAETFAHDFGFITAARTDDTLYLRGAMAGPHCLVIRRGPASRFIGPAFQAADTADLDRLARATGHKVRTLTALPRAVHLDDEVHRIRQAMGVHETFGAISRPARGMRLVDGSHRVLAEFRRDNPCGRYGFPEANMFDQPELEQLMRDNLQNHPLVTLRGGIEVTAVTPPPHGGAPVPVTFRDEDTGVSRTILADAVLGCDGANSLVRASIGSRMQDLAASQQWLVVDVRCRLPLPAWDGVHQLCDPQRAATYMRVGEDRYRWEFRLRTGEQPEELTDRGRDRAGTQHRGACRGTRHGDADHGSLVPLAPARPAVTHRGLRPAAGSHCPALCSRRRFCSATSRLTLVRTCSPTRTGSVAPEEGSIAGWLRLTLTWGS; translated from the coding sequence GTGAACGACCCGACATCCACCCCCGTCCCTGCTGCCGACGCCCATCAGGGTCTGCACAGTGAGCAGGGCGCCCTGCGCGGGGAGCACCCCGGCCGCGCCGCCCAGCCCGTCATCAAGGTGATCGACCTGGCCTGGCTGGAGTTCACCAAGCCCGACCTGGACCGCGCCGAGACCTTCGCCCACGACTTCGGCTTCATCACCGCTGCGCGTACCGATGACACCCTCTATCTACGGGGCGCCATGGCCGGACCGCACTGCTTGGTGATCCGCCGCGGCCCCGCTTCCCGGTTCATCGGCCCCGCGTTCCAGGCCGCCGACACCGCCGACCTCGACCGGCTGGCCCGCGCCACCGGCCACAAGGTCCGCACCCTGACCGCGCTGCCGCGCGCCGTCCACCTGGACGACGAGGTGCATCGCATCCGCCAGGCCATGGGCGTTCATGAGACGTTCGGCGCAATCTCCCGTCCCGCCCGCGGCATGCGGCTGGTGGACGGCTCCCACCGGGTGCTGGCCGAGTTCCGCCGCGACAACCCGTGCGGCCGGTACGGCTTTCCCGAAGCCAACATGTTCGACCAGCCCGAACTTGAGCAACTGATGCGGGACAACCTCCAGAATCACCCGCTGGTCACGCTGCGTGGAGGCATCGAGGTCACCGCTGTGACCCCACCCCCGCACGGTGGCGCTCCGGTGCCGGTGACCTTCCGGGACGAGGACACCGGTGTCTCCCGCACGATCCTGGCCGACGCCGTCCTGGGATGCGACGGCGCCAACAGCCTGGTCCGTGCCTCCATCGGCTCCCGGATGCAGGACCTCGCCGCTTCTCAGCAGTGGCTGGTCGTCGACGTCCGCTGCCGCCTGCCGCTGCCCGCCTGGGACGGCGTCCACCAGCTGTGCGACCCGCAAAGGGCGGCCACCTACATGCGCGTCGGCGAGGACCGCTACCGCTGGGAGTTCCGCCTGCGCACCGGCGAGCAGCCGGAGGAGCTCACCGACCGCGGGCGTGACCGAGCCGGTACTCAGCACCGCGGTGCATGTCGAGGCACTCGGCACGGCGACGCTGACCACGGCAGCCTTGTGCCTCTCGCCCCGGCCAGGCCGGCGGTGACTCACCGCGGACTCCGCCCCGCGGCGGGCAGCCACTGTCCGGCGCTTTGTTCACGGCGCCGGTTCTGCTCGGCTACCAGCCGGTTGACCCTCGTCCGTACTTGTTCACCCACGCGCACAGGATCGGTCGCACCCGAGGAAGGTTCAATCGCCGGATGGCTGAGACTGACATTGACCTGGGGGTCGTGA